A region of the Paramormyrops kingsleyae isolate MSU_618 chromosome 6, PKINGS_0.4, whole genome shotgun sequence genome:
CTGCCTTGGATTGCTGTAACTGTGCAGCAGGCATGCAGTGGCTAGTCTCACTGTGCCAGTCATACAGAAACGATCATCTCGAACAAAGAAGCAGCTTTCATTGACATTGTCCTTGATAGTTGCCAGGGGACTTGGTTTCACAATAACTTAAGACAGAACAGGCCGATCTCGTGTAGTAGAACAGGCTCAGTCAGACAGACTGGACCGGCAGCCTTTGACATGAATTATTATGCCTAACttgtatttatttctgttcATTGTGACTATATATACAAGCTGTTGACAGAACAATATAACCAGAACCACGCTGCAGCTTTACCCCTTCAACTCCCAGAGTGTTAATACACAAACTTCTACACAAAGTTCTAATGTTGGGAACAAAGACCTTAAGCAAAATGTAGACATTGAAGCTGAAAGATCTGCAGTAAAAACATTAGTAAAAAGCTATGCCTGACTTTCAAAGACGTCCGTGTGTGGTTAGTAAAAAGCATGTCCATTTCTTGTATTATTAGTGTATGATGGTGAACAGTGAAAGGAATAAAAGAGTTTGATTATTCTACCTTGACCCAATGGCTGCTTCTTCAGTAACTGAATATGATCTTCTAACCAATTTTCCTGGTCGGAGTCACAAGGGACCTGGAGCCCAGCCCAGGCACCACAGAGTTCTAGGCTGGGGTACGGCATGGACAGGTTTATTCTGTATGCTTTCAGATTGATAAGGCCATTTGCTACCAGAAAGAGTGAGGATGCATTTTGAATGTTTTAAGAGAATGCGGTATTGCTTTAAAAATGTGAGATTTCTTTTCATAGTTCGGATCACACAGCTGCCTGGGTCAATAGGTTTCACTTTTGACCTGGACCCCTGGTGTAAGGATTCACTAATCGACAGTATCTGAAGAGTAGCTATTGTCTATATAGGTCATATGTTCAAACAGTCACACTCATCAGTCCTCAAAACTGTACTACTTCCGGAGCCAAGATTTATTTTCcagtaaaaatacaaacaatacAAGTAATTAAATCAGGCAAAGTCTGATTGGATCATGAGGGAATTTCTATTTTAACGACTCAGACTCCCCCTAGGCATGTAGACGTCACTGCCTAACTGCTGTGCGTGTGTTCAGCAGGGCATCTGCTATTTCTACTGTGGTCTTGTGAGGGACATGGAATAACACACggtaaaaatacatatatattttcacAATCAAAttgttctgtatttttaaaGGTGAACAAAAACTATAATTACTTACAGCAGGGGCAGGCTACCCTGATCCAGCAgattttctatcctacccgatGAGTTGctctctgcctgtgatcaggtgtggttcatcagagaccaggtaggatggaaaacctgctctGGATGCCGACACTCCAGGATCAGAGATGCCTACCCCTAACATCTAGCATAGGTCATACATCTATTTGAAAGTCTTTTCCTTCTTCTCTGTTTAGCTTCACATTACCACATGTATGTCTTTGAGGTATCTATCTGTGGGTTCTGAGGGTCAACTGGTCCTTCCTTCTCCTTCTCGGCCTCATTTTCCCAGAGGTTGATGAGAGGCGGGTAAAGCTCATTCAAAGGGATAGAGGTTGCGTGCTGCATGTACTTTTTCAGAGAGTGATGGCATGACTTCTGTTTCATGCGGCGTCCCATGTAGAAGACTAACAGGGCCATGATACAGATGGCAAACATGGAGCCCATTACTGCAGCCAGTGCTACATTGGTGGGCTGTGCCACGATCTCAACAGCAAAGCTGGCCTCTTTCGTGGTCACATTAATGCAGGACCATTGGGTCTGGTGCTCTGAGGTGACCATAGTCAGACAAACCTGGTACTCTGTGGATGGCAACAGATGTGTAAGATTATATTCTTGGACTTCCACAGGGACCTTTGCCGTATAGCTAATCTGCTGGTTGTCAATTTTCATTGTAGCGCTGGACCACTTGGGTTGAGTGACATCGCGACTGGAGGTGCTAACCAAAGGGTAAAGTTTCCATTCCAGCACCACAGACTGGGAGTGGATAACCTTAGCGAGGACAACCAAGGACCCTGTGGAATTTCCTTGCTCACCAACTTCTGGCCTTCTATTATGCCAGTCACTCTTGTCCACGTGAACTGTGACACTGCGAGTGTCGGCCCCTTCTGCATTCCATGCAACGCATGTGTAGAGACCAGCATCTGCTGGTTCCACATGGAGGATCTCTAGAGCTCCCTGATCTTGTAgtctatgttttttgtttttgctgataTCCGCCTCTTGTGAGAGAACCTCTGTAGTGACCTTATCTCCAGTTGGTGTCACCCAGTAGAACTGaggtgcagggtcagccatagCCCAACAATTTAGAGTCAGGGGTTGTCCAGCAGTGACATTCAGCTCAGGGGGGAAAGTATGTAAGGAAATCAGTGGGaggcaggtgttgctggccagaTTCCAACTTGCAACAACTTCCTGCACTGTATGGCCAGTTAGCTGGGGCGGGGAGGCACAGAGGGTAGTCTGAGACTCCAAAAGCCTCAAAGTAGACTGATTCCCCAGGATAGACCACCAAACGGAAAGGCAGTCACATCGAAGCGGGTTGCTGTGCAGACTGATCTCATCCAGATTGGGAAAGGAAGCGAAAACTTCATGGGGCAAGAGGCTGAGGTCATTGTTACTGACTAGTAAGATGTGTAGACCCTCCACACCCTGAAAAGCAGCACGGTCAATGTAGGATAGATGAGGGTTATTGCAAATTTCCAATTTGACCATCTCTGGAAGATTACTGAAGGCTCCCCTCTCAATGGCCACCAGCTCTTCCATGTTGTTTAGGCTGAGCTCCTCCAAGTGGAGGAAGTTTTGGAAATCACCTTCCTGCACCCGAGGAATAGGGTTTTTGTTGAGGTCCAAGAACTTGAGGTTAGGCAGCACACTAAGTGCTGCTGTGGGCACAGCAATTAATTTGTTGTCAAAAAAGGAGAGGCTCTCAAGGTATTCTAGTCCCTGAAAGGCCCCTGGAGGAACATCTCTGAGCCCCATGCCAGCTAGCACCAGGCTGTGTAGTTTGGAAAGAGGATAAAAGTTCATATCCTGCAGCCCCAATATGGGGTTCTCTCCAATCATGAGGATCTCCAGGTTGGGAAGGAACTCAAACCAGTGGCTGTCTATGGCTACCAGCCTATTGGAGTTAAGATGAAGCCTTAGGAGGTTCCCCAATCCAGAAAAGGCTTTGGGACCAATGGAAGAAATCTGATTGTGGTTGATGTACAGCTCTTCTAAACTGACCAGGTCCTTCAGACAGAAATCTGGTAGTGCCTGTACCTGATTCTCCTCTAGGTAGAGGGTGATGAGCTGAGTTAGGTTGTTCAGCCCGATGTCCTGAATCTGCTCAAAGTGGTTTTGGGAGAGGTCCAGTTCTGTGAGATTAATGAGATTCTGGAGTTCTGCAGTAATGTGAGAAATGTTGTTGCTCTGCAGAAGCAGGACCTGAGTATCCCCAGATATGTTGGATGGAACCCTGCTCAGATGCAGTTCGTTGCAGTCCACGGTCCTGGCTTGGTGGTATAAAGACTGAGGAGTGTACCATGGGCGGGtctcacagacacactgtgCTGGGCAGAACGTGCTGGCTAAGGCAGAGTGACACCTCATAAGTGCCAGACAGATGCAGGGCAACAGAACCAAGAGCACAGTTCTACTCATGGTTCCCAGCTTCGGTTCAGTGTGAAGCTCGACCTGGCTTTTGGCTCTGAAACTTCTTCTACAAAGCCACCTTTCGGATCTTCAGCTCCTGGAAGAAAAAGGACCTATTATTTTGTAGAATTACATTTGCATGAATTTTAATAATCTAATATATGTCCGTCTGAAATTATTACAAACATTAATAATTACTTAgagaataattaataaatacttAGAGAATGAAAAAGGACACATTGTGGTATTGTGGTATTGCAGTCAATTATAACTTTACCATTAGTAAAAAGTCTTATGAATCTTACTACATTTTCACTGCAACTGCTAAGCTGTAGATTTTTATGAACCTTTTCACAGTTTCCAGTTTCATTCAAATATGTTTTCATGGTCCCCATTTGCAGTGccacacatacatataaatcTGTTGGTATAATGGCAGGATCACAGGTTTGACAGAAGATAAATTCGATTCTCATGAAATAACAGCAACAGAGGACAACTCAGGAAGGGAGTGATATAAAGCTGAAGAGGGTCACCATAAAGCACAGTCCACAGCAGGAGAACTGAGGCAGTGAAAATGGCAGTAAATCAGGAGGGCGAAGGAGATCCGTAACTCCACAAAAAGCAGGAAATACACAACTCTCACAGATAACATCTGTTCGCTTCCAGGTGGCCTACTCAGCCTGTAGACCATCAGAGTAAATACTGCCCAGTGTAACAGCAGCTGGTGAAATGAAACTGGCGTCCCTTTCGGGTTTCTGTGCTGCTCTTTATAGAATGCGACTGGTTTAAGCATCTCCTGCTATGCCTCCCCAGTATCTGCAGCACTTGAGTATTTGTAGATAGGCTTCCCTGTTGGTGCTGTCATGCCACGCTGCTCCCTCTCTAATGAGACTCGTTCTGCAGGGTGGTTGTGGAGAGGCGGCAGATGCATTGTGGTGGGTAATAAGCACTGCCGCACAATGAATCACCCCTGGGCTAAAGCGTCTCCCTCTGTCTCACTTCTCATTGCATGTGTTTCTGGCTTCCTGGAGACGTCAGATAAGACAATCACCTTAATGAAGAAAGAACCGCCTGCCAATTGATTTATTGATTGGTGGTTTGCAAAGATGCAGATGAGGCTCCCCCGCTCAGACtgaacaagccccccccccacccaccacgcTTTCTCGTGTTTTCCCAAAAGAACATTGTCCTCAAGAATTCAAATTTCATATTCCCACAGTgagaataaaacaataaatccAGTCGTCAGACATTTTACATTTAAGCTGCAACAAAATGTGAATAAACTTCATGTATTTTAAGTCTGAATTAGCTAGTGACGTTGTGTGTAATATAGCAGCAAAGGTTGTGTGTCAGTATCATCTTGCTTCAAACTGGTTGCAAAAGAGAGGCATTAATTAAAGTTTTTCTTTTCAGTTACAGAAAATACAGAATCCTTCTGTATTTTATAATACTGCTGTAGACTGAAGTATAAGCCATATTCCAAAAATACCGTAAATGCAAAAAGGCAATAAACTCTGGATTCCAAACGAGATAATTCAATACAAAATCGGAGTCAGAAAACCAGTGATGAATGGTTCAAAATCATTACTCGTTTGTGCAACATACATTCAGGTCATTGCTTATTTCAAGATTTTTTTTAGACTTTTTTGAAAAAGTCATATTTCTTCCATACAATCATAAAGGGTGCAAGGAGCAGCAGAGTAAATGCATCCTGCCTTGAAAATTAAAAAGACTCGACATGAGGCCTCTATGATGCAACTCCTCGTAACGTTTTGTCAGGAACAACCCAACACGTACGCTCAAATTTGGCTGTTCCTTTTACAAGTATTGTGAAGACCATCCCAGGTGCTGAGCAGTCCCCTCTCTAGCAAAAGGGCATCCAGAGGATGTCAGCATTTTCTACAATGGAAGTTTCAGGTGGGAGATAGTTGGCCTTTTCTCCCACTGACCTTACAGCATCCTCATGCCCGGCATGTGGCGCGCATCCATCTTGTTTGGGTTTCATGTACACGTCTGTCCTACACTCAGGGTATAAAATAAACAGATCAATGGGCACGCTTCTTCCCCACTGCAAAAACAGCAGGCTTAAAGCACCCAGTGCGTGTCTTTTAACCAGTCCCCGGGGCCATCGGTCTGCTCGGGGTTAGGAAACGCTCGTGTGACTCAGGATGTATTCCTGCTCGAAATGCTTCAGGCTACAGGGACTCACTGCACTGACACCTAGAGCTGCagtacaacaaaaaaaatatgattGAGAACAAGATGGGAATAATTACTCTGCTCCTTTCGAGCAGCATACAGAAATGAACTCCCGGGAGAATTGCATCATGGGGGCTGAGTGGCGGCGGCCTATGGGAAACTTCCAGACAGCCTTAAAGCAGAATCACAGGGTACAAACAGCAGGCCGTGGTGTATCTGCCCCAGCCACCACTGTGGACTGTTCCGGAAGCTGGCGTGCATTCCGGCACAGCAGCGGGTGCGATGAAGGACTCCCACGTGACAGTCGCCACCATGCCTGTCTGATTGCATTAGAGAGCAGGGGCACACTCaggacatgtcccccccccaggccctctCCGTGGCAGGAAATGGGGCCATCTTACCAGGATGCCATGGCAACCTGAGATGGAGCAGCAACTGGGAGCTGGCCCTGAGCTGCTGTTATGGGCCCATCCTCTGGGGGGCGCTCCTGGCCCCTCCCACTGCCCCTCCATACATGGGATAACACAGCTAGAAGAATTGCTAGTCTAtctgtggtggggg
Encoded here:
- the LOC111851616 gene encoding leucine-rich repeat neuronal protein 1, which codes for MSRTVLLVLLPCICLALMRCHSALASTFCPAQCVCETRPWYTPQSLYHQARTVDCNELHLSRVPSNISGDTQVLLLQSNNISHITAELQNLINLTELDLSQNHFEQIQDIGLNNLTQLITLYLEENQVQALPDFCLKDLVSLEELYINHNQISSIGPKAFSGLGNLLRLHLNSNRLVAIDSHWFEFLPNLEILMIGENPILGLQDMNFYPLSKLHSLVLAGMGLRDVPPGAFQGLEYLESLSFFDNKLIAVPTAALSVLPNLKFLDLNKNPIPRVQEGDFQNFLHLEELSLNNMEELVAIERGAFSNLPEMVKLEICNNPHLSYIDRAAFQGVEGLHILLVSNNDLSLLPHEVFASFPNLDEISLHSNPLRCDCLSVWWSILGNQSTLRLLESQTTLCASPPQLTGHTVQEVVASWNLASNTCLPLISLHTFPPELNVTAGQPLTLNCWAMADPAPQFYWVTPTGDKVTTEVLSQEADISKNKKHRLQDQGALEILHVEPADAGLYTCVAWNAEGADTRSVTVHVDKSDWHNRRPEVGEQGNSTGSLVVLAKVIHSQSVVLEWKLYPLVSTSSRDVTQPKWSSATMKIDNQQISYTAKVPVEVQEYNLTHLLPSTEYQVCLTMVTSEHQTQWSCINVTTKEASFAVEIVAQPTNVALAAVMGSMFAICIMALLVFYMGRRMKQKSCHHSLKKYMQHATSIPLNELYPPLINLWENEAEKEKEGPVDPQNPQIDTSKTYMW